A portion of the Rhinolophus sinicus isolate RSC01 linkage group LG03, ASM3656204v1, whole genome shotgun sequence genome contains these proteins:
- the LOC141570637 gene encoding semaphorin-7A-like, which produces MTPPPPGCAALGIPRARVPSPLARSGLLLRLLLLLLGVAATTQGHPRNGPRISTVWKGGFLFEGLSDEEDDFHPVSGLAACPLGTRCQG; this is translated from the exons ATGACACCGCCTCCGCCTGGATGCGCCGCCCTCGGCATCCCGCGCGCCCGCGTCCCCAGCCCGCTGGCTCGTTCTGGGCTCCTGCTGcggctgctactgctgctgctcgGGGTGGCCGCCACCACCCAAGGCCACCCGAGGAACGGACCTCGCATCTCCACTGTCTGGAAAG GTGGCTTCCTGTTTGAGGGGCTCTCTGATGAGGAGGATGACTTTCACCCAGTAAGCGGCCTGGCTGCCTGCCCTTTGGGGACACGGTGCCAGGGATGA